TTGAAGAAGACACAGGAAGATACTCGTGCTTTGCGTCCAACTTTTATGGCACAGACTCCACCTCAGCAGAAATCTAcattgagggtaagtaaattacTTTTGGactatttaatatgaaatatgcatTGAACTAAATGATTGCAGCTGCAGTCTGAAAATAAgtttgcatattttcattttctattaGGAGCATCTTCATCAGAATCTGAcgaagaaaaacattttcaagcAGAGTGAGTTTGTATATTTTCCATTATGAAATATGTATCTATAGTACCTTTTGAAACCCTAGAGGTCATGCACATCTTTATTTCCAGACTTCATGAAAGATCTGCTCAGCCCAAACCTGCTGTGGTCTTGACAGAACCCAACACATCTGCTGAAGACATCACACCAACTATAACAACCACCTTCACTGAACCACCAGTACCTTCTGACACAGAAGCAGTGCCACTGACTGAGCTGATTGCTGACCCAACCTCTAAGAAGGAACATACAGAACTTCTGTGTTCCAATATTGTCAGCTCTGAAATACCTGTACtagaaccatcaatgccaatatcTGAAGTGGAGCCAACTCCACCTATCCCTCCACTGACCATTGCCCCACCATCACCACCATTACCTCCATCCAGCCAAAGTATCTCCGATGTACTGTTAACATCTCAACACAACATTTCTGAGGTatgaaaaacacaacaaatctgcagtttatttttttcctaatgcaTGCGTTTTTCTTACAttccaaatgttttgttttcagaatcTAAATGGAAGCAGTAGTTATCTTCAAAACTTCGATGTAAGGCCCATGATGGCAGCTCCTGTTTTTACGAAGGTAGAGCAAACACAGCTAGAATTCCTAAATCTTGACATTGAGCTCCAATGAAgtataaatgcttaaaaaaaaaaacattttttttaaacttttgcaTGCATGCCTTTTCCGGATCTAGGAAGTCAAAACCTTGGTATGCAGTCAGATTTACAGCATATCCAGAAAAACTGGCAAATCCAGTGCATGCcatgttttaaaatatcataaGCCTTGGTGGTGTCCCTGTTTGACTTGGGCAAGTAAGAAACCACCTAgaacagcttgtcactggggcagtacccttaAAGGGAAACCTTTGTACCTAAATGGTTCATGTTAGGAACATAAAAGTACATATTACTACCTTAAGGGTACATATTACTATTCTAGGATACTATTATGCACCCATTAGGGGAAGGCATTAGTTATTACCTtcagaataattaaaacataGTTTTACAAGTTTTTCATTCCATTGTCATTGTACACTATTGTCTCTTTTTCTGTAGGACCTCCAGGATGTCCTGGCTGTAGAGAGCCAGTTGATAGTTCTCGAGTGCAGAGTAAAAGGAATTCCCTCCCCTAAAGTGGACTGGTACCGGGAGGGAACACTTATTGAAGATTCCCCAGACTTCAGAATCCTTCAGAAGAGTATGTATAATTTTAATGCACAGTGCATTTAGATATGTGGTTGGATCCATCTTTGAAAACTGCTGAAAATGTTTCAACATGTAACTTAAAAGAAACGTTTGCAGTGCTTATCTTTCTTGTTTCATCCTAGAACCAAGATCCATGGCTGAATCTGGTAGGTGGATTTGATTACCCCTGCTTTGCCAAGGTAATTATTTCATGAATCTAACCACCTAACATTGTACCATTTCTCTGTTTGCTGTGGACATCAGAGGAGATATGTACTTTGGTTATTGCGGAAGTTTTTCCAGAGGATTCTGGAACATTTACTTGCATAGCCAGCAATAAATATGGCACAGTTTCCAGTACAGCAGAATTGAGAGTAAAaggtaattttgttttattgttgaggAATCTACTATTGGATCAGCTTAAGACTGCTTGAGTTCATAATgagataaaaatgtatacatatatcaCATTTCAAGTCTAATTCTGAACAATATTTTGTCTGCATCAATAGGACACAATAATAACAGCACCAATCCAAAAACAACAAGCACTTTAACAGTGGAATCCTCCCTCCAAAAGGTTCCAGCAACAGGACTGATGTCAACCACTTTAAAGCCTAAACCAGATGTTCGTCTGGTAAACAACAAGCTTCACTCAAGTATGATTTGCCTTGACCCTTTGAGATATGGATTTAAGAATGTAGAACTTCAGGACTCTGGGATACCTCGCTCAGATTCCCTGAATCCTAGTACCCTTCGCCATGATCTAACCACTAGCCTACCTAGTCTTAACCCTCTCAGCATTGGAAAATACGGCTCAGATACTTTAAGGACTAGTTTAACTCAGCTTAACCCAATCAGCTTCAATTCTTCTTCAATGAACTCAAACTCAAACCATAAGCCTCTCAGCTCTACACATTTTGATTCAGGAGGATCTAGTTTTAAACCTTCCACAGAAGTGACCCAAAGTCCACCAAATGGATCAGACTCTTGCATCACTATGAGCTCTGATTCCTGGTTAGAATCATTACCAAACGGTTCAAAGCCAAACCCCAGCCCTTCTGTTACTAGTTTCCCACCAGTAAACTGCAGTAACCATCAAGAGCGACCGACTGTTAAACCCCTACCAGATCCCCCAACTTCTTGCCTCAAGACAAGACCCGAGGGTGTGTTAGGGAATCACAATGAATCCCGCTCTAGTTCTCGAGTTGGTCTCCGTGTAACCTTTAAACTCCCagaagatgaagatgaggaaaataaagaaatgtcACCTAAAGAACCACCACCAGTGCTGGCTAAACCAAAATTGTAAGTACCAACTTCAGAGTGTTGCAAGAAAACTTGAGAGAAAACTTGAGAGAAGTTTTTGAGAGTAGAAAACATGCTTGTTTTCCCTTCTTTTGTCTTATCTTAGAGACCAAGTGCAGCTTCAGATCATCCACAACCAGATGCTTTCGGAACAGCAGCAGGAAAACACCTCCCCAAGCCAAGATTTAACACATTTAGACAGGACAAGTTGTGAGCCTCCACCTGTCAAGCCAAATCACCCTTCTGCAAATCCAGTTCTATCCCAACCCCAGCCACCTCCACTTGTAATGAACTCTGCTCAAATTCCACTGCCGATCCCTGCATCTGTCCCTCTACTTCCTACAGCACCTGCTCCCATATTAAAAGCTGTACCTGTATCCGAATTGAGCATGCCTTTAACCAATTCCATGCCCTTGCCCCAACTTACTCCATTAGCCACAACCTTACAGAACCACCATCCAATACCTCAACAAAATCTGGTTCCTACTACATTAGTTACTGTTCCACCAGGTATAGTTCCCTCTAACCTACTAACCCAAACGAATGTGGTGCCCACTCCTCCTCAGTTGAATTTGGGGCCAATCTCACCCAGTGTGGCTCCACTTACCCCTATGCCAAGTGTGATTCCAACAATCCCAATAACTCAACCAATAGGTGCTCCCAACATCCCCATGCCTTCATATTTGGGACCATCTGCACATTTTCCTCAACTTATCATGGCTTCAACCACCCAACCAAACCCTAACCATGTGGCCAATGTTCCACCCATTACTCCTTCCACTcatatttcacaaataaacatgaatccaACCTTGCAGATATACTCCGTTCCCTTTAGTGACAAAGGTGTTGCCAGAACACAGGCACTGATGTCACCTAATGAATCAGTAGTGAACAACACTGCACCAGAGTTAAACACCGCCACAAATTCTCATCCCAGCATGGCTCCACAATACACACATTCTCAGGGTGTGTCTTATCCACCCCTGAGTAAAATCACCTCACCACATCTGGTGAGAAATCCACCTGCACCTGCACCCATCCCAAGTCCAATGTCTCATTCTACATTGATTGACATCCAGCCTCCACTTCCCGGGATTATTCCTATCTCCACCCAGAGCTTCACCTACACAAGACCAAAGGAGTTTGTCGCAGCCCAGACACTCTCTCCTATCAGGAGTCCTTCCCCAACTGAGTCTCCTGTGCCAATGCTTCATGAATTAGCTGCACAAATATTCCCGAAGTCAACACGGGAGCTCACGTCGCCCATCAACCAGTTATCTCCATCCCCAAGAAAGTTCCCAACGAGAGTTCTGGAGTGTCCAAGCAGCCCACCATATGTGTCCTCACCTCCTCTACTGCCTCATGGGCTGGGGAATTCACTGTTTTCTTTTAGAACTCAGTCACCCCCACAAGCTTCTTCTCCAACTTCTAGCAGCTCCTCCCACAGCCCCATCCAAAATCCAGTGGCCTTTCTTACTTCAGTCCTTCCTTCTCTTCCTACATCTCCTCTGACCAATGCCATGGGCCTACCTAAGAGTGCCCCACCTGGGTAAGCAAACACAACATTTCATTACAACAGAGGTTctcaaccctgctcctggggaTCCACTctccagcagagtttagctcctaATCAACAACACCTAAAGGTAATAAAGTTCTTCAGGGTAGCTTGTAAATGCACATGCAGATGTGCTGAAGCAGGTTGGAAATAAACTGTACAGGACAGTAGTTCCCCGGGAGTAGGGTTGAAGACCTCTGcattataaaattgtaatatcgtaattagggccgggactcgattaaaattttttatctaattaattagaggctttgtaattaattaatcgaaattaatcgcattttaatcgcatataaatatttgacctgagaacagtgagaagttttttttttcacatggatttatagtataccattgaataataactgaatacataagcttaagcaacaaaatattgtttatttttgttcaaccaagtctagcagaccagtgcaactgcatatttagaaacaatttagaaatagtacatttcagaaattcaggaagcttataggtgctggaaccttctgtaaagtgttttttaagtaaaacacaatactgtcaagtacattcagaacattggaaacactgactattagaaaacatctctctgttgcttcagaggccataacatactaagttcaactctcaataaccttggccttAACAATAAAgtgttcaacataaactgttgcaccagctaaataatacatagttcaacataaagtgtaaagtccacgctagctgctatatgttttgcgttgaggtgatacttgaggctcaatgtgctgcggtgatatgcgaacgctagttggtgttccagtataatcggtccgccgaaa
The Carassius auratus strain Wakin chromosome 38, ASM336829v1, whole genome shotgun sequence genome window above contains:
- the mypn gene encoding myopalladin isoform X1; translation: MEENNSMDEPMSLSQLLRESYLAEARAHHRHGESSCIDSPRRLVYGTLKEKADDSGGKDDPQFPDLSAFLSQEELDNSVDLACKAISSDPREREKRSDTHPPVSHSNLPSNKPTPQTELISERHILQAPFQDNVIRNAREPAADFKRPQRNAPYGLETQSKKEFLNKAADFIEELSSLFKATSSKRIRPRTCKTHRSRYHNKTQADGTSYSINTEDRERPILLNQQIEEPMEKGGVTEEPALIQPESSEEPVCEPPHFIQKLKSREVPEGSKVQLDCIVRGLPAPEVRWFCEGKELENSPDIQIIANGERHTLIIAEAFEEDTGRYSCFASNFYGTDSTSAEIYIEGASSSESDEEKHFQAELHERSAQPKPAVVLTEPNTSAEDITPTITTTFTEPPVPSDTEAVPLTELIADPTSKKEHTELLCSNIVSSEIPVLEPSMPISEVEPTPPIPPLTIAPPSPPLPPSSQSISDVLLTSQHNISENLNGSSSYLQNFDVRPMMAAPVFTKDLQDVLAVESQLIVLECRVKGIPSPKVDWYREGTLIEDSPDFRILQKKPRSMAESEEICTLVIAEVFPEDSGTFTCIASNKYGTVSSTAELRVKGHNNNSTNPKTTSTLTVESSLQKVPATGLMSTTLKPKPDVRLVNNKLHSSMICLDPLRYGFKNVELQDSGIPRSDSLNPSTLRHDLTTSLPSLNPLSIGKYGSDTLRTSLTQLNPISFNSSSMNSNSNHKPLSSTHFDSGGSSFKPSTEVTQSPPNGSDSCITMSSDSWLESLPNGSKPNPSPSVTSFPPVNCSNHQERPTVKPLPDPPTSCLKTRPEGVLGNHNESRSSSRVGLRVTFKLPEDEDEENKEMSPKEPPPVLAKPKLDQVQLQIIHNQMLSEQQQENTSPSQDLTHLDRTSCEPPPVKPNHPSANPVLSQPQPPPLVMNSAQIPLPIPASVPLLPTAPAPILKAVPVSELSMPLTNSMPLPQLTPLATTLQNHHPIPQQNLVPTTLVTVPPGIVPSNLLTQTNVVPTPPQLNLGPISPSVAPLTPMPSVIPTIPITQPIGAPNIPMPSYLGPSAHFPQLIMASTTQPNPNHVANVPPITPSTHISQINMNPTLQIYSVPFSDKGVARTQALMSPNESVVNNTAPELNTATNSHPSMAPQYTHSQGVSYPPLSKITSPHLVRNPPAPAPIPSPMSHSTLIDIQPPLPGIIPISTQSFTYTRPKEFVAAQTLSPIRSPSPTESPVPMLHELAAQIFPKSTRELTSPINQLSPSPRKFPTRVLECPSSPPYVSSPPLLPHGLGNSLFSFRTQSPPQASSPTSSSSSHSPIQNPVAFLTSVLPSLPTSPLTNAMGLPKSAPPGPQGALKKNQRGSRLMSDDDIRESKETLLQDIEKILRFKDEQLHFGQQKQSYGGEVSRLLGPNIPTATVFNYNKEYKVSSFEQRLLSEIEFRLERTPVEESDDEVHHDEIPTGKCIAPIFDKKLKHFRAVEGIPVTFTCKVVGIPVPKVYWFKDGKQILKKNEHYKKIREGDGTCSLHIEAVTSDDDGNYTVMAANPQGRISCSGHLIVQTGPVRNRPVVHSQRVRARVQEVEGEPTEERFFRPHFLQAPGDMSAHEGQLCRLDCKVSGLPHPEIMWLLNGKPMYPDLSHRMLVRENGIHSLVIDPLTQADDGTYTCIASNKAGQSSFCLELRVVGKELKQAPHFVEKLQNTGIAEGSPVRLECRVVGMPQPVIYWKKDNDTIPHSKARVSMHQDTTGYVCLLIQPTRKEDAGWYTVSAKNEAGIISCTARLDIYAQWYQHINAPMKKTQLSGSRYAALTGQGLDIKSAFSMSDNSPVIFSASQPERRLESEEL
- the mypn gene encoding myopalladin isoform X2 — protein: MEENNSMDEPMSLSQLLRESYLAEARAHHRHGESSCIDSPRRLVYGTLKEKADDSGGKDDPQFPDLSAFLSQEELDNSVDLACKAISSDPREREKRSDTHPPVSHSNLPSNKPTPQTELISERHILQAPFQDNVIRNAREPAADFKRPQRNAPYGLETQSKKEFLNKAADFIEELSSLFKATSSKRIRPRTCKTHRSRYHNKTQADGTSYSINTEDRERPILLNQQIEEPMEKGGVTEEPALIQPESSEEPVCEPPHFIQKLKSREVPEGSKVQLDCIVRGLPAPEVRWFCEGKELENSPDIQIIANGERHTLIIAEAFEEDTGRYSCFASNFYGTDSTSAEIYIEGASSSESDEEKHFQAELHERSAQPKPAVVLTEPNTSAEDITPTITTTFTEPPVPSDTEAVPLTELIADPTSKKEHTELLCSNIVSSEIPVLEPSMPISEVEPTPPIPPLTIAPPSPPLPPSSQSISDVLLTSQHNISENLNGSSSYLQNFDVRPMMAAPVFTKDLQDVLAVESQLIVLECRVKGIPSPKVDWYREGTLIEDSPDFRILQKKPRSMAESEEICTLVIAEVFPEDSGTFTCIASNKYGTVSSTAELRVKGHNNNSTNPKTTSTLTVESSLQKVPATGLMSTTLKPKPDVRLVNNKLHSSMICLDPLRYGFKNVELQDSGIPRSDSLNPSTLRHDLTTSLPSLNPLSIGKYGSDTLRTSLTQLNPISFNSSSMNSNSNHKPLSSTHFDSGGSSFKPSTEVTQSPPNGSDSCITMSSDSWLESLPNGSKPNPSPSVTSFPPVNCSNHQERPTVKPLPDPPTSCLKTRPEGVLGNHNESRSSSRVGLRVTFKLPEDEDEENKEMSPKEPPPVLAKPKLDQVQLQIIHNQMLSEQQQENTSPSQDLTHLDRTSCEPPPVKPNHPSANPVLSQPQPPPLVMNSAQIPLPIPASVPLLPTAPAPILKAVPVSELSMPLTNSMPLPQLTPLATTLQNHHPIPQQNLVPTTLVTVPPGIVPSNLLTQTNVVPTPPQLNLGPISPSVAPLTPMPSVIPTIPITQPIGAPNIPMPSYLGPSAHFPQLIMASTTQPNPNHVANVPPITPSTHISQINMNPTLQIYSVPFSDKGVARTQALMSPNESVVNNTAPELNTATNSHPSMAPQYTHSQGVSYPPLSKITSPHLVRNPPAPAPIPSPMSHSTLIDIQPPLPGIIPISTQSFTYTRPKEFVAAQTLSPIRSPSPTESPVPMLHELAAQIFPKSTRELTSPINQLSPSPRKFPTRVLECPSSPPYVSSPPLLPHGLGNSLFSFRTQSPPQASSPTSSSSSHSPIQNPVAFLTSVLPSLPTSPLTNAMGLPKSAPPGPQGALKKNQRGSRLMSDDDIRESKETLLQDIEKILRFKDEQLHFGQQEYKVSSFEQRLLSEIEFRLERTPVEESDDEVHHDEIPTGKCIAPIFDKKLKHFRAVEGIPVTFTCKVVGIPVPKVYWFKDGKQILKKNEHYKKIREGDGTCSLHIEAVTSDDDGNYTVMAANPQGRISCSGHLIVQTGPVRNRPVVHSQRVRARVQEVEGEPTEERFFRPHFLQAPGDMSAHEGQLCRLDCKVSGLPHPEIMWLLNGKPMYPDLSHRMLVRENGIHSLVIDPLTQADDGTYTCIASNKAGQSSFCLELRVVGKELKQAPHFVEKLQNTGIAEGSPVRLECRVVGMPQPVIYWKKDNDTIPHSKARVSMHQDTTGYVCLLIQPTRKEDAGWYTVSAKNEAGIISCTARLDIYAQWYQHINAPMKKTQLSGSRYAALTGQGLDIKSAFSMSDNSPVIFSASQPERRLESEEL